The genomic DNA TGGCCCCGTCCGAGGAAGCGGCGGAACCCACGGAGGAGGCGATCGACTGGTTCGACCAGGCGCTCTTCGACAAGCAGGACGCCGAGCGCGACGTCGTGCCGGAGGGGCCCGACGGCCAGCCATGGCTCCAGTACATCAACGCCGAGTTCGTCGACACGGCGCAGTACGCGTCCGAGGGGGCGAAGAAGGCGTGCTTCGCGAACGCCTCGATCTCGAACCCGTGGCGGCAGACCGGCTGGATCACGATGAACGAACAGCTGAAAGTGCTGCAGGAGGCGGGCGCGATCAGCGAGATGGAGACCCGCGACGCGCAGGACTCGGATGACACGCAGATCGCCGACATCGACTACTTCATCAACGAGGGCGACTGCGACGTCTTCATCATCTCGCCGAACTCGACGGCGGCGATGACGCCGGCGGTGCAGCGTGCGTGCGACACCGGCAAGCCGGTGATCGTGTTCGACCGCGGCGTGCAGACCGACTGCCCGGTCACGTTCATCCACCCGATCGGCGGCTTCGCGTGGGGCATCGACACGGCCGAGTTCCTGATCGACCGGCTCGACGAGGGCGACAAGGTCGTGGCGCTGCGCATCCTGCCCGGCGTCGACGTGCTCGAACAGCGCTGGGCCGCGGCCGAGAAGCTGTTCGACGAGGCCGGCATCGACGCAGTCGACTACTTCACCGGGGCCGACCCGGCGGAGATC from Agromyces larvae includes the following:
- a CDS encoding substrate-binding domain-containing protein, giving the protein MRRRHTTATAIVGAFALMAALAGCTTDPSVAPSEEAAEPTEEAIDWFDQALFDKQDAERDVVPEGPDGQPWLQYINAEFVDTAQYASEGAKKACFANASISNPWRQTGWITMNEQLKVLQEAGAISEMETRDAQDSDDTQIADIDYFINEGDCDVFIISPNSTAAMTPAVQRACDTGKPVIVFDRGVQTDCPVTFIHPIGGFAWGIDTAEFLIDRLDEGDKVVALRILPGVDVLEQRWAAAEKLFDEAGIDAVDYFTGADPAEIKKIISDELAKGDVAGVWMDAGDGAVAAIEAFEDAGVDYPVMTGEDEMSFLRKWKETGLDGLAPVYSNFQWRTPLLAAQMIFAGQQVPKEWVLPQVPIEAGELDQYLALNENMPDGHYAKFGGEDLPGYPQVWEDRIIP